One region of Daphnia pulicaria isolate SC F1-1A chromosome 7, SC_F0-13Bv2, whole genome shotgun sequence genomic DNA includes:
- the LOC124349362 gene encoding voltage-dependent T-type calcium channel subunit alpha-1G-like isoform X10 — MDRRVGDEVGEGGGGGGGGDPAAVAAVPADKSPVITTKNRPSSPTSLRLLLLLPPPQPSMAVARPELVIDDTVQQSPTTDNQVEPQQQQQQQQPETTRTPPSVYIECSPSTAGPNYGGEGEAGGGGDDVLYYSGYHSEEVDEDLEDLEEEQEEEDEDDEVEEEEEEEEEDQVDGQEEDEEEEEDGLPFPGFVPVTLGFMTQYSRPRSFCLRMITNPWFERISMAVIFFNCVTLGMYQPCIDQVCNTNRCRILQMLDDFIFAFFAVEMSIKMVAMGIYGKGTYLAETWNRLDCFIVVAGAVEYCLDMENMNLSAIRTIRVLRPLRAINRIPSMRILVMLLLDTLPMLGNVLLLCFFVFFIFGIVGVQLWAGILRQRCYLDLPKGIHPPPTFTTVDRTLPIFYKPKTNYRPLSSYYKVQETEKDYICSLAKDSGMHTCGSLPPTKWDGRFCNDSVVPGIPVGMDGLSVNGSCINWNQYYTDCRAGEKNPFQGAISFDNIGLAWVAIFLVISLEGWTDIMYYVQDAHSFWDWVYFVLLIVIGSFFMINLCLVVIATQFSETKKREMERMRLERARYQSTSTLASTSASESTSCYRQIIKYIAHLWRRSKRRILRRYRAYRSRKKLQQQQMQLQHQQHGKQQPVTHSLSLRTRRKQQQSRRRKRRRRRSRHPHPQCPQHGVVAQQQQQQDNTLRRNSPFSSSLRVPSVSSQVALRINDGPASNVESPVPILSIGRRASVAVSIDHQQQQRSSPFLSPRGSLALADDSSDSSQLLTPRTPRRRRSSVMFSNVVVEHGLSNSAADVNVCWNEKTTQTGQTGGGGFNCELVVGSPGGITHPPAGSSNPSSPLSLNRKSLLRQRKSSNADEQRLPSPGLMAGGVTTTTTTAAAATSPQVPNGAGLTCQELLALSGALGAALPTPLALPNYPSVEDPASPQLSSTAVAAMAVSPTVTSSKHSNNNKCNNQLLAPPGMMPILPTLAMSLWPEPFQGAARSGSDHWTTVACSRKPTETDVTAVEGETDNEENRDNCCCCCSSDDDDDSGSDDDSGSDEEGNEEEEEEDYYYEGDEEQPGAAAVEVSEHRRSPIARYFSLVKKYYKTFQRSVKALVEHKYFQQALLGAILINTLSMGIEYHNQPEELTLTVEFSNIVFSAIFAIEMLLKVIAEGPLNYVGNGFNVFDGVIVILSLVEVFQSFNRFEGDDGGSSGLSVLRTFRLLRILKLVRFMPNLRRQLIVMLRTMDNVAVFFALLLLFIFIFSVLGMYLFGGKFCMREDGSRSCTCSEILDRDPGCVCDRKHFNTLLWATVTVFQILTQEDWNVVLFNGMEKTSHWAALYFVALMTFGNYVLFNLLVAILVEGFSAEEERKQAKLALLESQQQRRLKENSYNAIQEQQRRESLHNKSQLDCPGSPNHYDPKSNIDRGSFKQTILLCQPPPPSVISRPEFQTRTAINGSERMETTGASSSSSQHLLHPSAAAPIITHTAATPQGSPNATLDSICSRRDSSSSSCVRLSPLKSVKLVGLSSPRTSAETSPLHGDGINLGLETLSSPSLLRTPSNRSCASSRSSRRSSLTPIMPTRSILSRKSSLAAPSGGPMISSPEESADTNSLLPLSPSEDRGGGGNGVLRQGSKKLWRKLSSRETGGMPNVESQADLEAELEEDRNAGNYNLLNNLNNQRQPSCSNHDRLACNGSVQHDGIHQPFNRKPILSHQNSFGSPTTLSPQNSIRSNGSSPRTPSPGFNNLTQPNNNNNSSNFNFSIGEGQTGANSATTKTEEEVVVAAKKPLIVRLYERFPRLKEREDYALFLLSPENSIRQSCGNLVRKSWFDHSILFFIGLNCVTLAMERPLIPPDSFERAFLSLSNYVFTFVFAIEMMLKVLAVGMFYGSNAYFDSGWNIMDGLLVTVSIVDILMSLLSSGSPRIFGILRVFRLLRSLRPLRVINRAPGLKLVVQTLLSSLKPIGNIVLICCTFFIIFGILGVQLFKGSFFYCEGPNIRSVRNRTDCLAADPRNMWVNRAYNFDDLGQALMALFVLSSKDGWVNIMYTGLDAVGVDQQPIENYSEWRLIYFISFLLLVGFFVLNMFVGVVVENFHRCREEQEKEERARRMAKRARKMEKKRRIGIVVALNDVIDGTERGPKPRAVKTEMRRPPYYTNYSRSRLLIHNVVTSKYFDLAIAAVIGLNVVTMAMEFYLMPPELESALRIFNYFFTAVFIIESGCKMVALGVRRYIKDRWNQLDVSIVILSIGGIVLEEMKSDLIPINPTIIRVMRVLRIARVLKLLKMAKGIRSLLDTVMQALPQVGNLGLLFYLLFFIFAALGVELFGRLECDDDHPCQGLGEHAHFANFGIAFLTLFRVATGDNWNGIMKDTLRENCDHSADCIKNCCVSRIIAPIFFVIFVLMAQFVLVNVVVAVLMKHLEESHKQTAEEKIQTPTTETEGDTDDDALVEEVRETNAYPMITLSVDSETEAEVREEEDVKEEEDPTTASSVCSP; from the exons ATGGATCGTCGGGTCGGAGATGAAGTAGGTgaagggggaggaggaggaggaggaggcgatCCAGCGGCAGTGGCGGCGGTGCCGGCAGACAAATCGCCCGTCATCACGACCAAGAACCGGCCATCATCGCCGACATCAttacggctgctgctgctcctgccgcCACCGCAGCCGTCGATGGCCGTCGCCCGTCCTGAACTTGTCATCGACGACACGGTCCAGCAGTCGCCGACGACGGACAATCAAGTGGagcctcaacaacaacaacaacagcagcagccagaaaCAACGAGGACGCCGCCCAGCGTTTACATCGAGTGCAGTCCGTCTACTGCTGGGCCCAACTACGGAGGAGAAGGAGAGGCCGGCGGTGGCGGAGACGACGTCCTCTACTATTCCGGCTACCACTCTGAGGAGGTGGACGAAGATCTGGAGGATTTGGAAGAGGAGcaagaggaggaagacgaagatgatgaagtggaggaagaagaagaagaagaagaagaagatcaagTTGAtggccaagaagaagatgaagaagaagaagaagatggtttACCCTTTCCAGGATTCGTACCCGTCACTTTGGGCTTCATGACCCAGTACAGCCGGCCCAGGAGCTTTTGCTTGCGGATGATCACCAATcc GTGGTTCGAGAGGATCAGCATGGCCGTCATTTTCTTCAACTGCGTCACGTTGGGCATGTACCAGCCGTGTATCGACCAAGTCTGCAACACCAATCGATGCAGAATCCTCCAG ATGTTGGACGATTTTATCTTCGCCTTCTTCGCCGTGGAAATGTCAATCAAAATGGTCGCCATGGGAATTTACGGCAAAGGAACTTACCTGGCAGAAACGTGGAACAGACTCGATTGTTTCATCGTCGTTGCCGg GGCGGTGGAATATTGCCTGGACATGGAGAACATGAATTTGTCGGCCATTCGAACGATTCGAGTCCTGCGACCGTTAAGGGCCATCAATCGGATACCCA GCATGAGGATATTGGTGATGCTCTTGCTCGACACGTTGCCCATGCTCGGCAATGTCCTGTTGCTCtgctttttcgtctttttcatcTTTGGAATCGTCGGCGTTCAACTCTGGGCCGGAATCCTCCGGCAGAGATGTTACCTCGACCTACCCAAGGGCATCCATCCACCGCCCACTTT CACGACCGTCGACCGTACTCTGCCCATCTTTTACAAACCCAAGACCAATTACAG gCCTCTGTCGAGCTATTACAAAGTGCAAGAGACGGAGAAGGACTACATCTGCTCGCTGGCCAAGGACAGCGGGATGCACACTTGCGGTTCGCTGCCTCCGACCAAATGGGACGGGCGCTTCTGCAACGACAGCGTCGTCCCCGGGATACCCGTCGGGATGGACGGCCTCTCCGTCAACGGCTCGTGCATCAATTGGAATCAATACTACACTGATTGCCGGGCCGGTGAAAAGAACCCTTTCCAGGGAGCCATCTCTTTTGATAATATCGGCCTGGCCTGGGTCGCCATCTTCCTc GTAATTAGTTTGGAGGGATGGACCGACATCATGTACTACGTCCAGGATGCCCACTCTTTCTGGGACTGGGTCTACTTTGTCCTCCTCATTGTG atcggcTCGTTCTTCATGATCAACCTGTGCCTGGTGGTGATAGCGACGCAGTTCTCCGAGACCAAGAAACGGGAAATGGAGCGGATGCGGCTGGAACGGGCTCGTTACCAGTCGACGTCGACGCTGGCCAGCACGTCGGCCAGCGAGTCGACGTCGTGCTACCGCCAAATCATCAAGTACATCGCCCACTTGTGGCGGAGGAGCAAGCGGCGCATACTCCGCCGCTACCGGGCCTACCGCAGCCGGAAGAAgttgcaacagcagcagatgcagctccagcaccagcagcacgGCAAGCAGCAGCCGGTGACGCATTCGCTCAGTTTGAGGACGAGACGGAAACAGCAGCAATCGCGGAggcggaagaggaggaggaggcggagCAGGCATCCGCATCCCCAATGCCCCCAACATGGCGTCGtcgcccaacaacaacaacaacaggacaACACATTACGGAGAAACAGTCCATTTTCCAGCAGTTTGCGAGTCCCTTCCGTCAGCTCGCAGGTAGCGTTGCGAATCAACGACGGGCCGGCCTCCAATGTTGAGTCGCCCGTGCCCATTCTCTCGATTGGCCGGCGGGCCAGCGTCGCCGTCTCCATcgaccaccagcagcagcaacgatcCTCTCCATTCCTCTCGCCTAGAG GATCGTTGGCGTTGGCCGATGACTCTTCGGATTCCTCGCAGCTGCTGACGCCGAGGACGCCCAGACGTCGCCGGAGCAGCGTCATGTTCAGCAACGTGGTGGTGGAGCATGGATTGAGCAACAGCGCGGCTGACGTCAACGTCTGCTGGAACGAGAAAACGACCCAGACGGGACAAACGGGCGGCGGCGGTTTCAACTGCGAACTTGTCGTTGGTTCTCCCGGCGGAATAACTCACCCGCCGGCTGGTTCCTCGAATCCTTCGTCTCCGCTGTCGCTGAACCGCAAATCTTTACTGAGACAAAGGAAATCCAGCAATGCGGACGAACAACGTCTACCCAGTCCCGGTCTAATGGCCGGTGGCgtaacgacgacgacaaccaccgccgccgccgccacttcACCGCAAGTCCCGAACGGGGCCGGTCTAACCTGCCAAGAATTGCTGGCTCTTAGCGGAGCCCTAGGGGCTGCACTTCCCACTCCTTTAGCGTTGCCCAACTATCCATCAGTGGAGGATCCAGCCTCACCGCAGTTATCATCGACGGCGGTGGCGGCCATGGCCGTTTCTCCGACCGTGACATCATCCAAGCATAGCAACAACAATAAATGCAATAACCAGCTATTGGCACCGCCGGGCATGATGCCCATTCTACCAACGTTAGCAATGTCACTTTGGCCGGAACCTTTCCAAG GAGCGGCCAGGAGCGGGAGCGATCACTGGACGACGGTTGCGTGCAGCAGGAAACCGACGGAAACGGACGTGACAGCCGTCGAGGGGGAGACGGACAACGAAGAGAACCGGGAcaattgctgttgctgctgttcgtctgatgacgacgacgattcGGGATCGGACGATGATTCGGGATCAGACGAGGAGGGGaacgaagaggaggaggaagaagactaTTATTACGAAGGAGACGAGGAACAGCCAGGAGCGGCGGCGGTCGAAGTGTCAGAGCATCGCCGCTCGCCCATCGCCCGCTACTTTTCACTCGTCaagaaatattacaaaacGTTCCAGCGGAGCGTCAAAGCTCTTGTCGAGCACAAATACTTCCAGCAGGCTCTTTTAGGAGCCATTCTTATCAACACGCTCAGCATGGGTATCGAATATCACAACCAG CCGGAAGAATTGACGCTGACGGTCGAATTCAGCAACATCGTTTTCTCTGCCATCTTCGCCATTGAGATGTTGCTCAAAGTCATCGCCGAGGGTCCGCTCAACTATGTCGGCAACGGATTCAACGTTTTCGACGGAGTCATCGTCATCCTCAG TTTGGTGGAAGTCTTTCAGAGCTTCAATCGGTTCGAAGGGGACGACGGCGGCAGTTCGGGCCTGTCTGTTTTGCGAACGTTCCGTCTCTTGCGCATTTTGAAGCTGGTCCGCTTCATGCCCAACTTGCGCCGCCAATTGATCGTCATGTTGCGCACCATGGACAACGTGGCCGTCTTCTTCGCCTTGCTCcttctcttcattttcataTTCAG CGTACTAGGCATGTATCTGTTTGGCGGTAAATTTTGCATGCGAGAGGACGGCTCCCGATCTTGCACGTGCTCGGAGATTCTCGACCGGGATCCCGGTTGCGTCTGCGACCGAAAACACTTCAACACTTTGCTTTGGGCTACTGTCACCGTCTTCCAG ATCTTGACACAAGAGGATTGGAATGTCGTCCTCTTCAACGGCATGGAGAAGACGAGCCATTGGGCGGCCCTCTACTTCGTGGCCCTCATGACGTTTGGCAACTACGTCCTCTTCAATCTACTCGTCGCCATTCTCGTCGAAGGTTTCTCCGCCGAG GAGGAGCGCAAACAAGCCAAACTGGCATTGTTGGAGTCTCAACAACAGCGACGTCTTAAGGAGAATTCGTATAATGCCATTCAGGAGCAACAGCGTCGCGAATCCTTGCACAATAAGAGCCAGCTCGACTGCCCCGGAAGCCCGAACCATTACGATCCAAAGTCAAACATCGACAGAGGTTCATTCAAAC AAACGATCCTGCTCTGTCAGCCACCGCCGCCTTCCGTTATTTCCCGACCAGAATTCCAAACGAGGACAGCGATCAATGGTTCGGAAAGGATGGAGACGACAggagcgtcgtcgtcgtcgtctcagCATTTATTGCATCCGTCAGCGGCCGCTCCCATCATCACCCACACGGCGGCCACTCCACAAGGATCTCCCAACGCCACACTTGATTCCATTTGCAGCCGCAGGGACAGCAGCTCGTCGTCCTGCGTCAGACTGTCTCCCTTGAAGTCGGTCAAGTTGGTGGGATTGTCCTCGCCGCGGACTTCCGCCGAAACTTCGCCCCTGCACGGCGACGGCATCAATTTG ggacTTGAGACGCTGAGTTCGCCATCTTTACTGCGGACGCCGAGCAACAGATCGTGTGCCAGCTCGAGATCTTCCCGCCGATCCAGCCTCACCCCGATAATGCCCACTCGAAGTATTCTTAGCCGGAAGAGCAGTCTGGCAGCTCCCTCAGG AGGCCCGATGATTTCTTCGCCGGAAGAGTCGGCCGACACCAATTCGCTGTTGCCGCTATCTCCCTCGGAGGAtcgcggcggcggcggcaacgGCGTTTTGCGTCAGGGCAGCAAGAAATTGTGGAGGAAACTGTCGTCGCGCGAGACGGGCGGGATGCCTAATGTCGAGTCACAAGCGGATCTGGAAGCCGAGCTGGAAGAGGATCGAAATGCGGGCAATTACAACCTTCTCAACAACCTCAACAACCAACGACAGCCGAG TTGCAGTAATCACGATCGACTCGCGTGCAACGGCAGCGTCCAGCACGACGGGATCCACCAGCCGTTCAACCGGAAACCGATCCTGTCTCATCAGAACTCATTTGGCAGTCCGACGACGCTCAGTCCGCAGAATTCCATCCGCAGTAACGGCTCGTCGCCGCGGACTCCATCGCCCGGTTTCAATAACCTGACG cagcccaacaacaacaacaacagcagcaacttcAATTTCTCCATCGGGGAGGGACAGACGGGAGCCAACAGCGCCACCACCAAGACGGAAGAGgaagtggtggtggcggccaaGAAACCGTTGATTGTCCGCCTCTATGAGCGTTTCCCGCGGCTCAAGGAGCGCGAAGATTACGCCCTTTTCCTCCTATCGCCGGAAAATTC CATCCGGCAGTCTTGTGGTAACTTGGTGAGAAAGAGTTGGTTCGACCATTCGATCCTGTTTTTCATCGGATTGAATTGCGTCACGCTGGCCATGGAACGGCCGCTCATTCCTCCCGACTCGTTCGAGCGTGCCTTCCTTTCCCTGTCCAACTATGTCTTCACCTTTGTCTTTGCCATCGAAATGATGTTGAAAGTGCTGGCCGTTGGCATGTTCTACGGCTCCAACGCTTACTTCGATTCCGGATGGAACATCATGGACGGACTACTCGTCACCGTCTCCATCGTCGATATTCTCATGTCGCTTCTCTCTAGCGGCAGCCCACGCATTTTTGGCATTCTCAGA GTCTTCCGGCTGTTGCGATCCTTGAGACCGCTACGTGTCATTAACCGGGCGCCCGGCTTGAAATTGGTGGTTCAAACGTTACTATCTTCGCTGAAGCCCATCGGGAACATTGTGCTCATTTGTTGCACGTTCTTTATCATCTTTGGAATTTTGGGAGTCCAG TTATTCAAAGGCAGTTTCTTCTACTGCGAGGGACCCAACATCCGTTCGGTTCGCAATCGGACCGATTGTCTGGCGGCCGATCCTCGCAATATGTGGGTCAACCGCGCCTACAATTTCGACGACCTGGGACAGGCCTTGATGGCCCTCTTTGTCCTCTCATCCAAAGACGGCTGGGTCAACATCATGTACACTGGGCTGGACGCCGTTGGGGTCGACCAACAG CCGATCGAGAATTACAGTGAGTGGCGCTTAATCTACTTCATCTCGTTTCTGCTGCTGGTCGGCTTCTTCGTGCTCAACATGTTCGTCGGTGTCGTCGTCGAGAACTTTCACCGTTGCCGTGAGGAGCAGGAGAAGGAGGAGCGAGCTCGACGTATGGCCAAGCGGGCGCgcaaaatggagaagaagcgACGAA TTGGTATTGTAGTCGCACTCAATGACGTCATCGATGGCACTGAACGCGGACCTAAGCCCAGAGCCGTGAAAACGG AGATGCGACGGCCACCGTATTACACCAATTATTCACGTTCTCGGCTGCTGATTCACAACGTGGTGACATCTAAATATTTTGACTTGGCCATCGCCGCCGTCATCGGTCTCAATGTCGTCACCATGGCCATGGAATTTTACCTGATGCCGCCT GAACTGGAGTCTGCTTTGcgcattttcaattatttcttcacGGCCGTCTTCATCATCGAATCCGGTTGCAAAATGGTGGCCCTGGGAGTGAGACGGTACATCAAGGACCGCTGGAATCAGCTGGACGTTTCCATCGTCATCCTGTCCATTGGTGGCATCGTTTTAGAGGAAATGAAATCCGATTTAATTCCAATCAATCCCACCATCATTCGCGTCATGCGAGTCCTTCGGATAGCCAGAG TTTTGAAATTGCTGAAGATGGCCAAAGGAATCCGTTCTTTGTTGGACACGGTGATGCAAGCCCTGCCACAAGTCGGCAATCTTGGCCTCTTATTCTACTTGCTCTTCTTCATATTCGCCGCCCTCGGAGTTGAATTGTTTGGTCGACTGG AGTGCGACGACGACCATCCGTGCCAGGGACTGGGCGAGCACGCTCACTTTGCCAACTTTGGAATTGCTTTCTTGACGCTGTTCCGGGTGGCCACGGGCGACAATTGGAACGGCATCATGAAGGACACGCTGCGGGAGAACTGCGATCACTCGGCCGATTGCATCAAGAACTGCTGCGTGTCCCGCATCATCGCTCCCatctttttcgtcatcttcgtcCTGATGGCCCAGTTCGTCCTGGTcaacgtcgtcgtcgccgtTCTCATGAAACACCTAGAGGAATCGCACAAACAG aCGGCGGAAGAAAAGATTCAGACGCCGACAACGGAGACGGAGGGCGATACGGACGATGATGCTTTGGTGGAAGAGGTGCGAGAAACCAATGCCTATCCCATGATAACGTTGAGTGTGGACAGTGAAACGGAGGCTGAagtcagagaagaagaagatgtcaaagaagaggaagatcCAACAACGGCATCTTCAGTCTGCAGTCCTTGA